One window of Dermochelys coriacea isolate rDerCor1 chromosome 22, rDerCor1.pri.v4, whole genome shotgun sequence genomic DNA carries:
- the C2CD2L gene encoding phospholipid transfer protein C2CD2L isoform X1, with protein MDLELELGWAALVLLFTASLLTVSAWLLQYSRGVWSGRGKPETSGGALREAGIWKSLLRLRVAPDGAPEEAVAGARGLLASLFAFRSFRENWQRAWVRALNEQACRHGSSVQITFEESPQQPPAVNISHVTCTDQADHSMVLHCHLSADAVKFPVSVTQQSPAAVSVDTYHVTLALRQAQVEIRLEEMQNEGLLVSWTFKDGPDLNLSVIPKLQPREKNDGKVDLSTIKDLIEDSIVSTQPAMMVNLKACTAGSNVMSCEKLSRESPSNIVAPTVSKLLLRHMQVLNLSCEEEGGGGKLCCVAELDSPLQQKWTKPARASISSTAAAVEWNEELMLELGPRSKELKLRVLENSSGGENVLLGHTAVSLDSCSKQPSGRMVYSLTPGVGQLLTPVATLTLEMLYHESPLSPNPQYATSLRTSITPTKKIEMDRTIMPDGTIVTTVTTVQSRPKVDCKLDSPSRSPSKVEVTEKTTTRLSESSCPSSASPSNSWDSHMSNGLDPVAETAIRQLTETNNKSAKKTPTKRSTLIISGVSKVPIAQDEMALSLGYAASMEATVHGYSIMAGMCDHPQSSTEPSQLLEASFSGQRASQELDETTRSDISERPSVEDVESETGSTGALETRSLKDHKVSFLRSGTKLIFRRKNKQKEAGLSQSHDDLSSASTSSATRKKASSISRRLIKRFSFKSKSKPKANGSTTSMGEN; from the exons ATGgatctggagctggagctgggctgggcggCTCTGGTGCTGCTCTTCACCGCCTCCCTGCTCACCGTCTCGGCCTGGCTGTTGCAGTATTCGCGGGGCGTGTGGAGCGGCCGGGGAAAGCCGGAGACCTCGGGAGGAGCTCTAAGGGAAGCAGGCATCTGGAAGTCCTTACTGAGACTGCGGGTGGCCCCGGACGGAGCTCCCGAGGAGGCGGTAGCGGGGGCCAGAGGGCTCCTTGCTTCGCTCTTTGCCTTCAGATCCTTCCGGGAGAACTGGCAGCGAGCTTGGGTGCGAGCCCTCAACGAGCAGGCCTGCAGGCACGGG AGTTCAGTCCAAATCACATTTGAAGAGAGTCCTCAGCAACCACCAGCGGTGAATATAAGTCACGTGACCTGCACAGACCAGGCAGACCACAGTATG GTGTTGCACTGCCATCTGTCAGCTGATGCTGTGAAGTTCCCAGTCTCTGTCACTCAGCAGTCTCCAGCTGCTGTTTCTGTGGATACCTATCATGTCACCTTAGCTCTGAGGCAGGCCCAG GTGGAGATCCGTTTGGAGGAGATGCAGAATGAGGGCCTGCTGGTGTCATGGACATTCAAGGATGGACCAGACTTGAACCTTTCAGTTATTCCGAAACTTCAGCCTCGTGAA AAGAATGATGGGAAAGTGGATCTGTCCACCATAAAGGACCTGATTGAGGACTCAATTGTCAGCACCCAGCCTGCCATGATGGTGAATCTGAAGGCATGCACTGCTGGTAGTAATGTG ATGTCCTGTGAAAAACTGTCCCGAGAGTCCCCATCTAATATAGTGGCCCCTACAGTGTCCAAATTGCTTCTCCGGCATATGCAGGTGCTCAACTTGAGCTGTGAGGAGGAAGGAG GAGGTGGGAAGCTATGCTGTGTAGCCGAGCTAGACAGTCCTCTGCAGCAGAAATGGACAAAGCCAGCGAGAGCAAGCATctccagcactgcagcagcagtggAATGGAATGAGGAGCTCATGCT GGAGCTGGGGCCACGAAGTAAAGAGTTGAAGCTGAGAGTACTGGAGAACAGCAGTGGTGGGGAGA ATGTGCTTCTGGGACATACTGCTGTTTCACTTGACTCCTGCAGCAAACAACCATCTGGGAGGATGGTCTATTCCCTCACTCCAGGAGTTGGGCAGCTGCTGACACCTGTGGCTACCCTTACGCTGGAG ATGCTCTACCACGAGTCTCCTTTGTCCCCGAATCCCCAGTATGCCACATCACTGCGCACCAGCATCACACCCACCAAAAAAATCGAGATGGACCGTACCATCATGCCTGAtggcaccattgtgaccactgtCACCACCGTCCAGTCAAGGCCCAAGGTGGACTGTAAGCTGG ATTCACCCTCGAGGTCCCCATCCAAAGTGGAAGTGACAGAGAAGACGACGACAAGGCTTTCGGAGAGCAGCTGTCCCAGCAGTGCCTCGCCCAGCAACAGCT GGGACAGTCACATGTCCAATGGCTTGGATCCTGTGGCCGAGACAGCAATCAGGCAGTTGACTGAAACGAATAACAAATCTGCCAAGAAGACCCCAACAAAACGCAGCACACTTATCATCTCTGGAGTTTCCAAG GTACCAATTGCCCAAGATGAAATGGCACTTTCTCTTGGTTATGCTGCATCTATGGAGGCCACCGTGCATGGATATTCCATAATGGCAGGCATGTGCGACCACCCCCAGAGCTCCACTGAGCCATCTCAGCTGCTGGAAGCATCATTCTCAGGACAGAGAGCTAGTCAGGAGCTGGATGAGACAACACGATCAGACATCTCTGAGAGACCTTCTGTGGAGGATGTGGAATCTGAAACTGGCTCCACAGGAGCCCTCGAGACCAGGAGCTTAAAAGACCATAAAG TCAGCTTTCTCCGGAGCGGCACCAAGCTCATCTTCCGGCGGAAGAACAAGCAGAAGGAAGCAGGCCTGAGCCAGTCGCATGATGACCTGTCCAGTGCCAGCACCAGCTCTGCCACCAGGAAGAAAGCCAGCAGCATCTCCCGGCGCCTCATTAAGCGCTTCTCCTTTAAGTCTAAGTCAAAACCCAAGGCCAACGGCAGCACGACATCAATGGGCGAGAACTAA
- the C2CD2L gene encoding phospholipid transfer protein C2CD2L isoform X6 produces the protein MDLELELGWAALVLLFTASLLTVSAWLLQYSRGVWSGRGKPETSGGALREAGIWKSLLRLRVAPDGAPEEAVAGARGLLASLFAFRSFRENWQRAWVRALNEQACRHGSSVQITFEESPQQPPAVNISHVTCTDQADHSMVLHCHLSADAVKFPVSVTQQSPAAVSVDTYHVTLALRQAQVEIRLEEMQNEGLLVSWTFKDGPDLNLSVIPKLQPREKNDGKVDLSTIKDLIEDSIVSTQPAMMVNLKACTAGSNVMSCEKLSRESPSNIVAPTVSKLLLRHMQVLNLSCEEEGGGGKLCCVAELDSPLQQKWTKPARASISSTAAAVEWNEELMLELGPRSKELKLRVLENSSGGENVLLGHTAVSLDSCSKQPSGRMVYSLTPGVGQLLTPVATLTLEMLYHESPLSPNPQYATSLRTSITPTKKIEMDRTIMPDGTIVTTVTTVQSRPKVDCKLDSPSRSPSKVEVTEKTTTRLSESSCPSSASPSNSWDSHMSNGLDPVAETAIRQLTETNNKSAKKTPTKRSTLIISGVSKVPIAQDEMALSLGYAASMEATVHGYSIMAGMCDHPQSSTEPSQLLEASFSGQRASQELDETTRSDISERPSVEDVESETGSTGALETRSLKDHKAFSGAAPSSSSGGRTSRRKQA, from the exons ATGgatctggagctggagctgggctgggcggCTCTGGTGCTGCTCTTCACCGCCTCCCTGCTCACCGTCTCGGCCTGGCTGTTGCAGTATTCGCGGGGCGTGTGGAGCGGCCGGGGAAAGCCGGAGACCTCGGGAGGAGCTCTAAGGGAAGCAGGCATCTGGAAGTCCTTACTGAGACTGCGGGTGGCCCCGGACGGAGCTCCCGAGGAGGCGGTAGCGGGGGCCAGAGGGCTCCTTGCTTCGCTCTTTGCCTTCAGATCCTTCCGGGAGAACTGGCAGCGAGCTTGGGTGCGAGCCCTCAACGAGCAGGCCTGCAGGCACGGG AGTTCAGTCCAAATCACATTTGAAGAGAGTCCTCAGCAACCACCAGCGGTGAATATAAGTCACGTGACCTGCACAGACCAGGCAGACCACAGTATG GTGTTGCACTGCCATCTGTCAGCTGATGCTGTGAAGTTCCCAGTCTCTGTCACTCAGCAGTCTCCAGCTGCTGTTTCTGTGGATACCTATCATGTCACCTTAGCTCTGAGGCAGGCCCAG GTGGAGATCCGTTTGGAGGAGATGCAGAATGAGGGCCTGCTGGTGTCATGGACATTCAAGGATGGACCAGACTTGAACCTTTCAGTTATTCCGAAACTTCAGCCTCGTGAA AAGAATGATGGGAAAGTGGATCTGTCCACCATAAAGGACCTGATTGAGGACTCAATTGTCAGCACCCAGCCTGCCATGATGGTGAATCTGAAGGCATGCACTGCTGGTAGTAATGTG ATGTCCTGTGAAAAACTGTCCCGAGAGTCCCCATCTAATATAGTGGCCCCTACAGTGTCCAAATTGCTTCTCCGGCATATGCAGGTGCTCAACTTGAGCTGTGAGGAGGAAGGAG GAGGTGGGAAGCTATGCTGTGTAGCCGAGCTAGACAGTCCTCTGCAGCAGAAATGGACAAAGCCAGCGAGAGCAAGCATctccagcactgcagcagcagtggAATGGAATGAGGAGCTCATGCT GGAGCTGGGGCCACGAAGTAAAGAGTTGAAGCTGAGAGTACTGGAGAACAGCAGTGGTGGGGAGA ATGTGCTTCTGGGACATACTGCTGTTTCACTTGACTCCTGCAGCAAACAACCATCTGGGAGGATGGTCTATTCCCTCACTCCAGGAGTTGGGCAGCTGCTGACACCTGTGGCTACCCTTACGCTGGAG ATGCTCTACCACGAGTCTCCTTTGTCCCCGAATCCCCAGTATGCCACATCACTGCGCACCAGCATCACACCCACCAAAAAAATCGAGATGGACCGTACCATCATGCCTGAtggcaccattgtgaccactgtCACCACCGTCCAGTCAAGGCCCAAGGTGGACTGTAAGCTGG ATTCACCCTCGAGGTCCCCATCCAAAGTGGAAGTGACAGAGAAGACGACGACAAGGCTTTCGGAGAGCAGCTGTCCCAGCAGTGCCTCGCCCAGCAACAGCT GGGACAGTCACATGTCCAATGGCTTGGATCCTGTGGCCGAGACAGCAATCAGGCAGTTGACTGAAACGAATAACAAATCTGCCAAGAAGACCCCAACAAAACGCAGCACACTTATCATCTCTGGAGTTTCCAAG GTACCAATTGCCCAAGATGAAATGGCACTTTCTCTTGGTTATGCTGCATCTATGGAGGCCACCGTGCATGGATATTCCATAATGGCAGGCATGTGCGACCACCCCCAGAGCTCCACTGAGCCATCTCAGCTGCTGGAAGCATCATTCTCAGGACAGAGAGCTAGTCAGGAGCTGGATGAGACAACACGATCAGACATCTCTGAGAGACCTTCTGTGGAGGATGTGGAATCTGAAACTGGCTCCACAGGAGCCCTCGAGACCAGGAGCTTAAAAGACCATAAAG CTTTCTCCGGAGCGGCACCAAGCTCATCTTCCGGCGGAAGAACAAGCAGAAGGAAGCAGGCCTGA
- the C2CD2L gene encoding phospholipid transfer protein C2CD2L isoform X7: MDLELELGWAALVLLFTASLLTVSAWLLQYSRGVWSGRGKPETSGGALREAGIWKSLLRLRVAPDGAPEEAVAGARGLLASLFAFRSFRENWQRAWVRALNEQACRHGSSVQITFEESPQQPPAVNISHVTCTDQADHSMVLHCHLSADAVKFPVSVTQQSPAAVSVDTYHVTLALRQAQVEIRLEEMQNEGLLVSWTFKDGPDLNLSVIPKLQPRENDGKVDLSTIKDLIEDSIVSTQPAMMVNLKACTAGSNVMSCEKLSRESPSNIVAPTVSKLLLRHMQVLNLSCEEEGGGGKLCCVAELDSPLQQKWTKPARASISSTAAAVEWNEELMLELGPRSKELKLRVLENSSGGENVLLGHTAVSLDSCSKQPSGRMVYSLTPGVGQLLTPVATLTLEMLYHESPLSPNPQYATSLRTSITPTKKIEMDRTIMPDGTIVTTVTTVQSRPKVDCKLDSPSRSPSKVEVTEKTTTRLSESSCPSSASPSNSWDSHMSNGLDPVAETAIRQLTETNNKSAKKTPTKRSTLIISGVSKVPIAQDEMALSLGYAASMEATVHGYSIMAGMCDHPQSSTEPSQLLEASFSGQRASQELDETTRSDISERPSVEDVESETGSTGALETRSLKDHKAFSGAAPSSSSGGRTSRRKQA, translated from the exons ATGgatctggagctggagctgggctgggcggCTCTGGTGCTGCTCTTCACCGCCTCCCTGCTCACCGTCTCGGCCTGGCTGTTGCAGTATTCGCGGGGCGTGTGGAGCGGCCGGGGAAAGCCGGAGACCTCGGGAGGAGCTCTAAGGGAAGCAGGCATCTGGAAGTCCTTACTGAGACTGCGGGTGGCCCCGGACGGAGCTCCCGAGGAGGCGGTAGCGGGGGCCAGAGGGCTCCTTGCTTCGCTCTTTGCCTTCAGATCCTTCCGGGAGAACTGGCAGCGAGCTTGGGTGCGAGCCCTCAACGAGCAGGCCTGCAGGCACGGG AGTTCAGTCCAAATCACATTTGAAGAGAGTCCTCAGCAACCACCAGCGGTGAATATAAGTCACGTGACCTGCACAGACCAGGCAGACCACAGTATG GTGTTGCACTGCCATCTGTCAGCTGATGCTGTGAAGTTCCCAGTCTCTGTCACTCAGCAGTCTCCAGCTGCTGTTTCTGTGGATACCTATCATGTCACCTTAGCTCTGAGGCAGGCCCAG GTGGAGATCCGTTTGGAGGAGATGCAGAATGAGGGCCTGCTGGTGTCATGGACATTCAAGGATGGACCAGACTTGAACCTTTCAGTTATTCCGAAACTTCAGCCTCGTGAA AATGATGGGAAAGTGGATCTGTCCACCATAAAGGACCTGATTGAGGACTCAATTGTCAGCACCCAGCCTGCCATGATGGTGAATCTGAAGGCATGCACTGCTGGTAGTAATGTG ATGTCCTGTGAAAAACTGTCCCGAGAGTCCCCATCTAATATAGTGGCCCCTACAGTGTCCAAATTGCTTCTCCGGCATATGCAGGTGCTCAACTTGAGCTGTGAGGAGGAAGGAG GAGGTGGGAAGCTATGCTGTGTAGCCGAGCTAGACAGTCCTCTGCAGCAGAAATGGACAAAGCCAGCGAGAGCAAGCATctccagcactgcagcagcagtggAATGGAATGAGGAGCTCATGCT GGAGCTGGGGCCACGAAGTAAAGAGTTGAAGCTGAGAGTACTGGAGAACAGCAGTGGTGGGGAGA ATGTGCTTCTGGGACATACTGCTGTTTCACTTGACTCCTGCAGCAAACAACCATCTGGGAGGATGGTCTATTCCCTCACTCCAGGAGTTGGGCAGCTGCTGACACCTGTGGCTACCCTTACGCTGGAG ATGCTCTACCACGAGTCTCCTTTGTCCCCGAATCCCCAGTATGCCACATCACTGCGCACCAGCATCACACCCACCAAAAAAATCGAGATGGACCGTACCATCATGCCTGAtggcaccattgtgaccactgtCACCACCGTCCAGTCAAGGCCCAAGGTGGACTGTAAGCTGG ATTCACCCTCGAGGTCCCCATCCAAAGTGGAAGTGACAGAGAAGACGACGACAAGGCTTTCGGAGAGCAGCTGTCCCAGCAGTGCCTCGCCCAGCAACAGCT GGGACAGTCACATGTCCAATGGCTTGGATCCTGTGGCCGAGACAGCAATCAGGCAGTTGACTGAAACGAATAACAAATCTGCCAAGAAGACCCCAACAAAACGCAGCACACTTATCATCTCTGGAGTTTCCAAG GTACCAATTGCCCAAGATGAAATGGCACTTTCTCTTGGTTATGCTGCATCTATGGAGGCCACCGTGCATGGATATTCCATAATGGCAGGCATGTGCGACCACCCCCAGAGCTCCACTGAGCCATCTCAGCTGCTGGAAGCATCATTCTCAGGACAGAGAGCTAGTCAGGAGCTGGATGAGACAACACGATCAGACATCTCTGAGAGACCTTCTGTGGAGGATGTGGAATCTGAAACTGGCTCCACAGGAGCCCTCGAGACCAGGAGCTTAAAAGACCATAAAG CTTTCTCCGGAGCGGCACCAAGCTCATCTTCCGGCGGAAGAACAAGCAGAAGGAAGCAGGCCTGA
- the C2CD2L gene encoding phospholipid transfer protein C2CD2L isoform X10 — protein sequence MVLHCHLSADAVKFPVSVTQQSPAAVSVDTYHVTLALRQAQVEIRLEEMQNEGLLVSWTFKDGPDLNLSVIPKLQPREKNDGKVDLSTIKDLIEDSIVSTQPAMMVNLKACTAGSNVMSCEKLSRESPSNIVAPTVSKLLLRHMQVLNLSCEEEGGGGKLCCVAELDSPLQQKWTKPARASISSTAAAVEWNEELMLELGPRSKELKLRVLENSSGGENVLLGHTAVSLDSCSKQPSGRMVYSLTPGVGQLLTPVATLTLEMLYHESPLSPNPQYATSLRTSITPTKKIEMDRTIMPDGTIVTTVTTVQSRPKVDCKLDSPSRSPSKVEVTEKTTTRLSESSCPSSASPSNSWDSHMSNGLDPVAETAIRQLTETNNKSAKKTPTKRSTLIISGVSKVPIAQDEMALSLGYAASMEATVHGYSIMAGMCDHPQSSTEPSQLLEASFSGQRASQELDETTRSDISERPSVEDVESETGSTGALETRSLKDHKVSFLRSGTKLIFRRKNKQKEAGLSQSHDDLSSASTSSATRKKASSISRRLIKRFSFKSKSKPKANGSTTSMGEN from the exons ATG GTGTTGCACTGCCATCTGTCAGCTGATGCTGTGAAGTTCCCAGTCTCTGTCACTCAGCAGTCTCCAGCTGCTGTTTCTGTGGATACCTATCATGTCACCTTAGCTCTGAGGCAGGCCCAG GTGGAGATCCGTTTGGAGGAGATGCAGAATGAGGGCCTGCTGGTGTCATGGACATTCAAGGATGGACCAGACTTGAACCTTTCAGTTATTCCGAAACTTCAGCCTCGTGAA AAGAATGATGGGAAAGTGGATCTGTCCACCATAAAGGACCTGATTGAGGACTCAATTGTCAGCACCCAGCCTGCCATGATGGTGAATCTGAAGGCATGCACTGCTGGTAGTAATGTG ATGTCCTGTGAAAAACTGTCCCGAGAGTCCCCATCTAATATAGTGGCCCCTACAGTGTCCAAATTGCTTCTCCGGCATATGCAGGTGCTCAACTTGAGCTGTGAGGAGGAAGGAG GAGGTGGGAAGCTATGCTGTGTAGCCGAGCTAGACAGTCCTCTGCAGCAGAAATGGACAAAGCCAGCGAGAGCAAGCATctccagcactgcagcagcagtggAATGGAATGAGGAGCTCATGCT GGAGCTGGGGCCACGAAGTAAAGAGTTGAAGCTGAGAGTACTGGAGAACAGCAGTGGTGGGGAGA ATGTGCTTCTGGGACATACTGCTGTTTCACTTGACTCCTGCAGCAAACAACCATCTGGGAGGATGGTCTATTCCCTCACTCCAGGAGTTGGGCAGCTGCTGACACCTGTGGCTACCCTTACGCTGGAG ATGCTCTACCACGAGTCTCCTTTGTCCCCGAATCCCCAGTATGCCACATCACTGCGCACCAGCATCACACCCACCAAAAAAATCGAGATGGACCGTACCATCATGCCTGAtggcaccattgtgaccactgtCACCACCGTCCAGTCAAGGCCCAAGGTGGACTGTAAGCTGG ATTCACCCTCGAGGTCCCCATCCAAAGTGGAAGTGACAGAGAAGACGACGACAAGGCTTTCGGAGAGCAGCTGTCCCAGCAGTGCCTCGCCCAGCAACAGCT GGGACAGTCACATGTCCAATGGCTTGGATCCTGTGGCCGAGACAGCAATCAGGCAGTTGACTGAAACGAATAACAAATCTGCCAAGAAGACCCCAACAAAACGCAGCACACTTATCATCTCTGGAGTTTCCAAG GTACCAATTGCCCAAGATGAAATGGCACTTTCTCTTGGTTATGCTGCATCTATGGAGGCCACCGTGCATGGATATTCCATAATGGCAGGCATGTGCGACCACCCCCAGAGCTCCACTGAGCCATCTCAGCTGCTGGAAGCATCATTCTCAGGACAGAGAGCTAGTCAGGAGCTGGATGAGACAACACGATCAGACATCTCTGAGAGACCTTCTGTGGAGGATGTGGAATCTGAAACTGGCTCCACAGGAGCCCTCGAGACCAGGAGCTTAAAAGACCATAAAG TCAGCTTTCTCCGGAGCGGCACCAAGCTCATCTTCCGGCGGAAGAACAAGCAGAAGGAAGCAGGCCTGAGCCAGTCGCATGATGACCTGTCCAGTGCCAGCACCAGCTCTGCCACCAGGAAGAAAGCCAGCAGCATCTCCCGGCGCCTCATTAAGCGCTTCTCCTTTAAGTCTAAGTCAAAACCCAAGGCCAACGGCAGCACGACATCAATGGGCGAGAACTAA
- the C2CD2L gene encoding phospholipid transfer protein C2CD2L isoform X5, with translation MDLELELGWAALVLLFTASLLTVSAWLLQYSRGVWSGRGKPETSGGALREAGIWKSLLRLRVAPDGAPEEAVAGARGLLASLFAFRSFRENWQRAWVRALNEQACRHGSSVQITFEESPQQPPAVNISHVTCTDQADHSMVLHCHLSADAVKFPVSVTQQSPAAVSVDTYHVTLALRQAQVEIRLEEMQNEGLLVSWTFKDGPDLNLSVIPKLQPREKNDGKVDLSTIKDLIEDSIVSTQPAMMVNLKACTAGSNVMSCEKLSRESPSNIVAPTVSKLLLRHMQVLNLSCEEEGGGGKLCCVAELDSPLQQKWTKPARASISSTAAAVEWNEELMLELGPRSKELKLRVLENSSGGENVLLGHTAVSLDSCSKQPSGRMVYSLTPGVGQLLTPVATLTLEMLYHESPLSPNPQYATSLRTSITPTKKIEMDRTIMPDGTIVTTVTTVQSRPKVDCKLDSPSRSPSKVEVTEKTTTRLSESSCPSSASPSNSWDSHMSNGLDPVAETAIRQLTETNNKSAKKTPTKRSTLIISGVSKVPIAQDEMALSLGYAASMEATVHGYSIMAGMCDHPQSSTEPSQLLEASFSGQRASQELDETTRSDISERPSVEDVESETGSTGALETRSLKDHKEENLAPISMSLRDKGALWSLAKS, from the exons ATGgatctggagctggagctgggctgggcggCTCTGGTGCTGCTCTTCACCGCCTCCCTGCTCACCGTCTCGGCCTGGCTGTTGCAGTATTCGCGGGGCGTGTGGAGCGGCCGGGGAAAGCCGGAGACCTCGGGAGGAGCTCTAAGGGAAGCAGGCATCTGGAAGTCCTTACTGAGACTGCGGGTGGCCCCGGACGGAGCTCCCGAGGAGGCGGTAGCGGGGGCCAGAGGGCTCCTTGCTTCGCTCTTTGCCTTCAGATCCTTCCGGGAGAACTGGCAGCGAGCTTGGGTGCGAGCCCTCAACGAGCAGGCCTGCAGGCACGGG AGTTCAGTCCAAATCACATTTGAAGAGAGTCCTCAGCAACCACCAGCGGTGAATATAAGTCACGTGACCTGCACAGACCAGGCAGACCACAGTATG GTGTTGCACTGCCATCTGTCAGCTGATGCTGTGAAGTTCCCAGTCTCTGTCACTCAGCAGTCTCCAGCTGCTGTTTCTGTGGATACCTATCATGTCACCTTAGCTCTGAGGCAGGCCCAG GTGGAGATCCGTTTGGAGGAGATGCAGAATGAGGGCCTGCTGGTGTCATGGACATTCAAGGATGGACCAGACTTGAACCTTTCAGTTATTCCGAAACTTCAGCCTCGTGAA AAGAATGATGGGAAAGTGGATCTGTCCACCATAAAGGACCTGATTGAGGACTCAATTGTCAGCACCCAGCCTGCCATGATGGTGAATCTGAAGGCATGCACTGCTGGTAGTAATGTG ATGTCCTGTGAAAAACTGTCCCGAGAGTCCCCATCTAATATAGTGGCCCCTACAGTGTCCAAATTGCTTCTCCGGCATATGCAGGTGCTCAACTTGAGCTGTGAGGAGGAAGGAG GAGGTGGGAAGCTATGCTGTGTAGCCGAGCTAGACAGTCCTCTGCAGCAGAAATGGACAAAGCCAGCGAGAGCAAGCATctccagcactgcagcagcagtggAATGGAATGAGGAGCTCATGCT GGAGCTGGGGCCACGAAGTAAAGAGTTGAAGCTGAGAGTACTGGAGAACAGCAGTGGTGGGGAGA ATGTGCTTCTGGGACATACTGCTGTTTCACTTGACTCCTGCAGCAAACAACCATCTGGGAGGATGGTCTATTCCCTCACTCCAGGAGTTGGGCAGCTGCTGACACCTGTGGCTACCCTTACGCTGGAG ATGCTCTACCACGAGTCTCCTTTGTCCCCGAATCCCCAGTATGCCACATCACTGCGCACCAGCATCACACCCACCAAAAAAATCGAGATGGACCGTACCATCATGCCTGAtggcaccattgtgaccactgtCACCACCGTCCAGTCAAGGCCCAAGGTGGACTGTAAGCTGG ATTCACCCTCGAGGTCCCCATCCAAAGTGGAAGTGACAGAGAAGACGACGACAAGGCTTTCGGAGAGCAGCTGTCCCAGCAGTGCCTCGCCCAGCAACAGCT GGGACAGTCACATGTCCAATGGCTTGGATCCTGTGGCCGAGACAGCAATCAGGCAGTTGACTGAAACGAATAACAAATCTGCCAAGAAGACCCCAACAAAACGCAGCACACTTATCATCTCTGGAGTTTCCAAG GTACCAATTGCCCAAGATGAAATGGCACTTTCTCTTGGTTATGCTGCATCTATGGAGGCCACCGTGCATGGATATTCCATAATGGCAGGCATGTGCGACCACCCCCAGAGCTCCACTGAGCCATCTCAGCTGCTGGAAGCATCATTCTCAGGACAGAGAGCTAGTCAGGAGCTGGATGAGACAACACGATCAGACATCTCTGAGAGACCTTCTGTGGAGGATGTGGAATCTGAAACTGGCTCCACAGGAGCCCTCGAGACCAGGAGCTTAAAAGACCATAAAG aagaGAATCTTGCCCCCATATCGATGAGCCTGAGAGATAAAGGTGCATTGTGGTCACTAGCAAAGAGCTAG